The following is a genomic window from Engystomops pustulosus chromosome 11, aEngPut4.maternal, whole genome shotgun sequence.
TAGAATGTTATCAGCATGATAAATTACCCTAGCCAGTCTGTGTTTGGGCTCGTTCTTCTTTGCGTAGTCTAGAGAGTCATAGATCATGCCAAAGCCAGTAGTTTTGCCACCACCAAAGTGAGTCCTGAAACCGAAGACAAAGATCACATCTGGGGTAGTCTTGTACATCTTTGCCAGCTTCTCCCTGATTTCAGTCTTGGGGACAGTAGCTTTTCCAGGATGGAGGACATCTATGACCTGGAAGGcaatgaaaaaaaacacacatttatagAGCTGTAGAAGACCAAGAAGTCTTATCAACCAAGAAAGTAGAAGTTAACATGAAGCCTTGCAGCTCATGATCCCACTATAAATAGGGGAAGTAATATACCAATACATTAAATAGGGAAAGTGTTGCCAAATCCTGGTAAAcccaagggaaaaaaaattctgaaattatTTTATTCCTGACATACTTTTAAGCGCTACACAAAACGCCTCCACATTTTTCTGCAGGATATCAGATAGCAGCTTACCATTTGCTTCCTCTGAAGCAGTCG
Proteins encoded in this region:
- the RPS24 gene encoding small ribosomal subunit protein eS24 isoform X1; the encoded protein is MNDSVTIRTRKFMTNRLLQRKQMVIDVLHPGKATVPKTEIREKLAKMYKTTPDVIFVFGFRTHFGGGKTTGFGMIYDSLDYAKKNEPKHRLARHGLYEKKKSSRKQRKERKNRMKKVRGTAKASVGAGKKKD
- the RPS24 gene encoding small ribosomal subunit protein eS24 isoform X2; protein product: MNDSVTIRTRKFMTNRLLQRKQMVIDVLHPGKATVPKTEIREKLAKMYKTTPDVIFVFGFRTHFGGGKTTGFGMIYDSLDYAKKNEPKHRLARHGLYEKKKSSRKQRKERKNRMKKVRGTAKASVGAGKKK
- the RPS24 gene encoding small ribosomal subunit protein eS24 isoform X3, with the protein product MNDSVTIRTRKFMTNRLLQRKQMVIDVLHPGKATVPKTEIREKLAKMYKTTPDVIFVFGFRTHFGGGKTTGFGMIYDSLDYAKKNEPKHRLARHGLYEKKKSSRKQRKERKNRMKKVRGTAKASVGAGKK